One Sediminicola sp. YIK13 DNA segment encodes these proteins:
- a CDS encoding UDP-glucuronic acid decarboxylase family protein produces the protein MKRVLITGAAGFLGSHLCDRFIKEGFHVIAMDNLITGDLKNIDHLFHLEQFEFYHHDVTKFVHVPGKLDYILHFASPASPIDYLKIPIQTLKVGALGTHNLLGLAKDKGARILIASTSEIYGDPLVHPQTEEYYGNVNTIGPRGVYDEAKRFQESITMAYHRFHGVDTRIVRIFNTYGPRMRLNDGRVIPAFMGQALRGEDLTVFGDGSQTRSFCYVDDEVEGIYRLLMSDYTDPVNIGNPHEITIRDFAEEIIKLTGTDQKVIYKPLPKDDPMQRQPDISKAKEILGWEPKVGRAEGMKKTYDYFKSLSQEELVKTEHRDFADRNKN, from the coding sequence ATGAAAAGAGTTTTAATTACAGGGGCAGCAGGGTTTCTAGGTTCACACTTATGTGATCGTTTTATCAAAGAGGGCTTTCATGTCATCGCCATGGATAACCTCATTACGGGAGATCTTAAAAACATTGACCATCTCTTTCATTTGGAACAATTTGAGTTTTATCATCATGATGTAACCAAGTTTGTTCATGTTCCCGGAAAACTGGATTATATTCTTCATTTTGCATCGCCCGCAAGTCCGATCGATTATTTGAAAATTCCAATCCAAACCTTAAAAGTAGGGGCTTTGGGAACACACAACTTATTGGGGCTTGCAAAGGATAAAGGGGCCAGAATCCTTATTGCTTCCACTTCGGAGATTTATGGAGACCCATTGGTACATCCACAGACCGAAGAATACTACGGCAATGTCAACACCATAGGGCCAAGAGGGGTCTACGATGAAGCCAAACGCTTTCAGGAGTCGATTACAATGGCCTACCACCGCTTCCACGGAGTAGATACCCGTATCGTGCGAATCTTCAATACTTATGGGCCTAGAATGCGACTTAATGACGGGCGTGTTATTCCAGCTTTTATGGGACAAGCCTTACGTGGGGAGGATCTTACGGTCTTTGGGGACGGTTCTCAGACTAGATCATTTTGTTATGTCGATGACGAGGTTGAAGGTATCTATCGTTTGCTAATGAGTGATTATACAGATCCGGTAAATATTGGAAATCCCCATGAAATAACCATTAGAGACTTTGCTGAAGAGATCATAAAATTAACCGGAACAGATCAAAAGGTTATTTACAAACCGTTGCCAAAGGATGACCCTATGCAAAGACAACCGGATATTTCCAAAGCCAAGGAGATTTTGGGATGGGAACCCAAGGTAGGTAGAGCAGAGGGGATGAAGAAAACCTATGATTATTTTAAGT
- a CDS encoding undecaprenyl-phosphate glucose phosphotransferase, whose translation MFSNQHRYSGFINPISYAVDLLVINLFAYYLPINFLTPILFHTYISIIWVIISFKNEFYEVYRYTKVTYILKLLFSQFLFFFLTLYAFIGFFKQPNISRFVLGQYFLLVGLSISALKFLNYVLLMKYRERVKGNLRNVVVIGKNKKTEQLIDVFNNRAEFGYHFVKQFCPKDRGFDIQKTFDYILIKQIDEIYCSISELKNSEINEFINFADNNLKTLKFIPDNKNIFAKKLKFEYYDYIPVLSLRDIPLHNPINSFVKRSFDIIFAIIVILGLLSWLTPLLAIIISLESKGPIFFRQKRNGIDNKEFYCYKFRSMAPNQDADRFQASKNDMRITKVGRFIRRTSIDELPQFYNVFFGTMSVVGPRPHMVKHTNEYANKVDKYMLRHFVKPGITGLAQIRGYRGEIEAEADILNRIKFDIFYIENWSLFLDIKIVFQTVLNAIKGEEKAY comes from the coding sequence ATGTTTTCCAACCAACATCGCTATTCAGGTTTTATTAATCCCATATCCTATGCGGTGGATTTGTTGGTCATCAATCTGTTTGCCTATTATCTGCCTATTAATTTTTTAACACCAATTCTTTTCCACACCTACATTTCCATAATCTGGGTGATCATTTCATTTAAAAATGAATTTTATGAGGTGTATAGGTATACCAAGGTAACCTACATTCTAAAATTGTTATTTTCTCAATTTTTATTCTTTTTCTTAACCCTTTATGCTTTTATAGGATTTTTTAAACAACCCAACATCAGTCGGTTTGTTTTGGGCCAATATTTTTTACTTGTAGGTTTATCAATCTCAGCTTTAAAGTTTTTGAACTATGTGCTATTAATGAAATATAGGGAACGCGTAAAAGGAAATCTTAGGAATGTTGTGGTCATTGGAAAAAACAAAAAAACGGAACAACTAATAGATGTATTCAACAATAGGGCAGAATTTGGGTATCATTTTGTAAAGCAGTTTTGCCCAAAGGACAGGGGTTTTGATATCCAAAAAACGTTTGATTATATCCTAATTAAACAAATCGATGAAATCTATTGCTCTATTTCGGAATTAAAGAACAGTGAAATAAATGAGTTTATCAATTTTGCGGATAACAATTTAAAGACCTTAAAATTTATTCCGGACAACAAGAACATCTTCGCGAAGAAATTGAAGTTTGAATATTATGATTATATCCCTGTTTTATCGTTAAGGGATATACCCCTTCATAACCCCATTAACTCATTTGTAAAACGTTCGTTCGATATTATTTTTGCTATAATTGTGATCCTTGGCTTGTTGTCGTGGCTGACACCATTATTGGCCATCATTATATCGCTTGAATCTAAAGGCCCTATTTTCTTTAGGCAAAAAAGAAACGGAATAGACAACAAGGAGTTCTATTGTTATAAATTTCGATCTATGGCCCCTAACCAAGATGCGGATCGTTTTCAGGCCAGTAAAAATGATATGCGGATAACAAAAGTAGGGCGCTTCATAAGACGAACCAGCATTGATGAATTACCACAGTTTTATAATGTGTTCTTTGGCACAATGTCGGTTGTAGGCCCAAGGCCCCATATGGTAAAACATACTAATGAGTATGCCAACAAGGTAGATAAGTATATGTTGAGGCATTTTGTGAAGCCCGGTATAACAGGATTGGCGCAAATTCGCGGTTATAGAGGAGAAATAGAGGCCGAGGCGGATATTTTAAACCGGATTAAATTTGACATCTTCTATATAGAAAACTGGTCCCTCTTCCTGGATATTAAAATAGTATTCCAAACCGTGTTAAATGCCATCAAAGGGGAGGAGAAGGCATATTAA
- a CDS encoding glycosyltransferase, protein MKKALVHDWYYTNGGAEKVIQSFNDIWPDFEHYALVDFLSVKDRANILNGQKVKTSFIQELPTAKSNHRKFLQIFPYAIEQFNLEEYEFILSSSSSIAKGVITHHDQLHICYCHSPMRYSWDLYHQYLNEAGLNRGFKGMYAKYVLHKMRNWDIISSNRVDHFVANSEFIARRIFKVYRRKAKVIYPPVDTESFKLERNKEDFYFTASRMVPYKKIDLIVKAFNEMPDKKLVVAGKGPDFEKIKKIAKDNIEFLGFVSDEILKRYMQSAKAFVFAAEEDFGIVPVEAQACGTPVIGFGKGGLLETVKHGISGVHFGRQSVNSIKEAVIYFESLNFEPEVIRESVEKFSKKRFELEMKNYVELEYSKFKKLK, encoded by the coding sequence ATGAAAAAAGCATTGGTGCATGATTGGTATTATACAAACGGAGGAGCAGAAAAGGTCATACAATCTTTTAACGATATATGGCCAGACTTCGAACATTATGCATTAGTAGATTTTTTATCGGTAAAAGACAGGGCTAATATTTTGAATGGGCAAAAGGTCAAAACTAGTTTTATTCAAGAATTACCAACAGCAAAATCCAATCACCGAAAGTTTCTTCAAATATTCCCTTATGCTATTGAACAATTTAATTTGGAGGAATATGAATTTATTTTAAGTTCCTCTTCTTCCATTGCAAAAGGCGTTATTACACATCATGATCAATTGCATATTTGTTATTGCCATTCACCTATGAGGTATTCTTGGGATTTATATCATCAATATTTAAATGAGGCAGGGTTAAATAGAGGATTCAAAGGGATGTATGCCAAGTATGTTCTACATAAGATGCGTAATTGGGATATAATTAGTTCAAATCGAGTTGATCATTTTGTGGCAAACTCTGAATTTATTGCAAGAAGAATATTTAAGGTATATCGCAGAAAGGCAAAGGTGATTTATCCGCCAGTGGACACAGAATCTTTTAAGCTAGAAAGAAATAAAGAAGATTTCTATTTTACTGCTTCTAGAATGGTTCCGTATAAGAAAATTGATCTAATTGTAAAAGCTTTTAATGAAATGCCGGATAAAAAATTGGTGGTTGCTGGGAAAGGTCCTGATTTTGAGAAAATAAAAAAAATTGCAAAAGACAATATTGAATTTTTGGGTTTTGTTTCAGATGAAATACTAAAGCGCTACATGCAATCAGCCAAGGCATTTGTTTTTGCAGCGGAGGAAGATTTTGGAATTGTCCCTGTGGAAGCACAGGCATGCGGAACTCCAGTGATTGGATTTGGGAAAGGGGGGCTATTGGAGACTGTTAAGCATGGAATTTCAGGCGTTCATTTTGGTCGGCAATCTGTCAATTCTATAAAAGAAGCAGTAATATATTTTGAAAGTTTAAATTTTGAACCCGAAGTAATTCGAGAAAGTGTTGAGAAATTTTCAAAGAAACGGTTTGAACTAGAAATGAAAAATTATGTGGAATTAGAATATTCCAAATTTAAAAAGCTTAAATAA